In the genome of Gammaproteobacteria bacterium, the window CATAGCTCCTAAAGGTCTTTGGCCAGTATTTTTGCTTTTTGAATGTCTTTGGGTTGTGTTGATTTATCACCGCCACAAAGCAGAATGATGAGTTCATTATTTTGT includes:
- a CDS encoding type II toxin-antitoxin system RelE/ParE family toxin, with protein sequence QNNELIILLCGGDKSTQPKDIQKAKILAKDL